A portion of the Babylonia areolata isolate BAREFJ2019XMU chromosome 16, ASM4173473v1, whole genome shotgun sequence genome contains these proteins:
- the LOC143291058 gene encoding uncharacterized protein LOC143291058, with amino-acid sequence MLQMQTWSGDRTGHSDCPHSCCGKDQGTWPSLCCITDSQSRTTAPRPPCAVSQTASQGPRHLTLPVLYHRQPVKDHGTSPSLCCITDSQSRTTAPHPPCAVSQTASQGPRHLTLPVLYHRQPVKDHDTSPSLCCITDSQSRTTAPHPPCAVSQTASQGPRHLTLPVLYHSQSRTTAPHPPCAVSQTASQGPRHLTLPVLYHSQSRTTAPHPPCAVSQTASQGPRHLTLPVLYHSQSRTTAPHPPCAVSQTASQGPRHLTLPVLYHRQPVKDHGTSPSLCCITDSQSRTTAPGPPCAVSRQPVRWTQYCSVVSLSTDHVWPPPYSWSIRTPMGTASIYIHEYS; translated from the coding sequence ATGCTACAGATGCAGACATGGTCtggtgacaggacaggacacagcgaCTGTCCACACTCCTGCTGTGGAAAGGACCAAGGCACCTGGCCCTCCCTGTGCTGTATCACAGACAGCCAGTCAAGGACCACGGCACCTCGCCCTCCCTGTGCTGTATCACAGACAGCCAGTCAAGGACCACGGCACCTCACCCTCCCTGTGCTGTATCACAGACAGCCAGTCAAGGACCACGGCACCTCACCCTCCCTGTGCTGTATCACAGACAGCCAGTCAAGGACCACGGCACCTCACCCTCCCTGTGCTGTATCACAGACAGCCAGTCAAGGACCACGGCACCTCACCCTCCCTGTGCTGTATCACAGACAGCCAGTCAAGGACCACGACACCTCACCCTCCCTGTGCTGTATCACAGACAGCCAGTCAAGGACCACGGCACCTCACCCTCCCTGTGCTGTATCACAGACAGCCAGTCAAGGACCACGGCACCTCACCCTCCCTGTGCTGTATCACAGCCAGTCAAGGACCACGGCACCTCACCCTCCCTGTGCTGTATCACAGACAGCCAGTCAAGGACCACGGCACCTCACCCTCCCTGTGCTGTATCACAGCCAGTCAAGGACCACAGCACCTCACCCTCCCTGTGCTGTATCACAGACAGCCAGTCAAGGACCACGGCACCTCACCCTCCCTGTGCTGTATCACAGCCAGTCAAGGACCACGGCACCTCACCCTCCCTGTGCTGTATCACAGACAGCCAGTCAAGGACCACGGCACCTCACCCTCCCTGTGCTGTATCACAGACAGCCAGTCAAGGACCACGGCACCTCACCCTCCCTGTGCTGTATCACAGACAGCCAGTCAAGGACCACGGCACCTGGCCCTCCCTGTGCTGTATCCAGACAGCCAGTCAGGTGGACACAATACTGCAGTGTGGTCAGTCTCTCTACTGACCATGTCTGGCCCCCACCATACAGCTGGAGCATCCGCACCCCAATGGGGACTGCCAGTATTTACATACATGAATattcatga